Proteins encoded within one genomic window of Geotalea daltonii FRC-32:
- a CDS encoding VOC family protein, with product MANPFVHVELMTTDVAKAKEFYNGLFDWQLEDIPKMDYTLIKVGEGTGGGMMKTVQPDLPSHWIAYVQVEDAAAATEKARKLGATICKEVTQISGGWFSVITDPTGATLGIWQMNPAACQKPAA from the coding sequence ATGGCAAATCCGTTTGTGCATGTGGAACTCATGACCACTGATGTGGCTAAGGCAAAGGAATTTTATAACGGACTGTTCGATTGGCAATTGGAAGATATCCCGAAGATGGATTACACCTTGATCAAGGTCGGTGAAGGGACGGGTGGCGGCATGATGAAAACAGTCCAGCCAGATTTACCGTCCCACTGGATAGCCTACGTGCAGGTAGAGGATGCGGCCGCTGCCACCGAAAAAGCCCGGAAACTTGGGGCGACGATTTGCAAGGAAGTGACCCAAATTTCCGGTGGCTGGTTCAGTGTCATCACCGATCCGACTGGGGCAACACTGGGGATATGGCAGATGAACCCTGCTGCCTGTCAAAAGCCTGCGGCCTGA
- a CDS encoding pyridoxamine 5'-phosphate oxidase family protein → MSMLGIDRVKELFHATSSSVSLGTSSKGELNIAPVGSAFMPDESSIILLRGPLRQTYLNLQENPEAVFLVANKHPFRWLKFFVTGKFGASFGYRIHTRLREVRPVTSAETEAILKKRFGLVAGSRGGRKIQATLKHMMIFDITQIREVTPF, encoded by the coding sequence ATGAGCATGTTAGGCATTGACAGAGTGAAGGAACTTTTTCACGCGACATCATCTTCCGTCAGCTTGGGGACCAGCAGCAAAGGGGAGTTGAACATTGCTCCTGTGGGCAGTGCCTTCATGCCGGACGAAAGCAGCATAATCCTGTTGCGGGGGCCGTTGCGACAGACCTATCTGAATTTGCAGGAAAATCCTGAAGCAGTGTTTCTGGTCGCGAACAAACATCCGTTCCGCTGGCTCAAATTTTTCGTGACCGGAAAGTTCGGCGCATCTTTCGGATATCGGATACACACCCGGTTGAGAGAGGTCAGGCCCGTGACCAGTGCGGAAACCGAAGCCATTCTAAAGAAGCGCTTCGGCCTGGTAGCCGGGTCGAGGGGAGGCAGGAAAATTCAGGCCACTCTGAAGCATATGATGATCTTCGATATTACGCAGATAAGGGAAGTAACGCCTTTTTAG
- a CDS encoding alpha/beta fold hydrolase, whose product MFIKRVVGGLLALVVMMGLGGCDKRSLFQSIMNRERESAKLTVKMENLPYGKVVYLTNGPAAGSEPPIVMLHGFGGEKDNWNRFSKELTDEYRVIIPDLPGHGESVQDSGLNYGIDEQAKRLKQFLDALGVKKAHLVGNSMGGAIALRYAYLYPQSVASLGLFAAAGVEQTVADFHTAMKATGKNPLLEIQNAKDFEDVMSRYVFVDPPYIPGFIVDILVEEKLKRRALEKKMFVELMADMDQTSILSSINSPTLILWGSQDKILHVDNAELFRTKLAGSRKEIIDGVGHCPMIEKPEVAREAYRKFLQETAPQGKRAGI is encoded by the coding sequence ATGTTTATCAAACGTGTGGTCGGCGGGCTGCTGGCGTTGGTAGTAATGATGGGGCTCGGCGGGTGCGACAAGCGTTCGCTCTTCCAGTCGATCATGAATCGTGAACGTGAAAGTGCCAAGCTGACCGTCAAGATGGAGAATCTCCCCTATGGCAAGGTGGTCTACCTGACCAATGGGCCTGCGGCCGGCAGCGAGCCTCCCATCGTCATGCTGCACGGCTTTGGCGGTGAGAAAGACAACTGGAACCGTTTTTCGAAGGAACTGACCGATGAGTATCGCGTGATCATTCCCGATCTTCCGGGGCATGGGGAAAGCGTTCAGGATTCCGGTCTGAATTACGGGATCGACGAGCAGGCAAAGCGCCTGAAACAATTTCTCGATGCGTTGGGGGTAAAAAAGGCCCACCTGGTGGGCAATTCCATGGGGGGCGCCATTGCCCTGCGCTATGCCTACCTTTACCCCCAATCCGTCGCCTCTCTCGGCTTGTTTGCCGCGGCGGGGGTTGAACAGACCGTTGCCGATTTTCACACTGCCATGAAAGCAACCGGCAAAAATCCTCTGCTGGAGATTCAAAACGCAAAGGATTTTGAAGATGTCATGAGCAGATATGTCTTCGTGGATCCTCCTTATATTCCCGGTTTCATAGTCGATATACTGGTGGAAGAAAAGCTCAAGCGGAGGGCCCTGGAGAAGAAGATGTTCGTCGAGCTCATGGCAGACATGGACCAGACGAGCATCCTTTCGTCCATCAACTCTCCAACTCTGATCCTTTGGGGAAGCCAGGACAAGATACTGCACGTGGATAATGCGGAGCTGTTCCGGACCAAGCTCGCTGGAAGCCGCAAAGAGATCATCGATGGGGTCGGTCATTGTCCCATGATCGAGAAGCCAGAGGTTGCGAGGGAGGCATACCGTAAATTCCTCCAAGAGACAGCGCCTCAGGGCAAGCGGGCCGGGATTTGA
- a CDS encoding aspartyl protease family protein — translation MKYKVRMMILFCLVFFASGCSTFQAISLVRGGEALSPGQKEKVLPTEFNGHMILVKGNINGSAKEYRFILDTAALTMIDKETATELRLARDVEVKTNDSAGGTKTAHLTKLGRLTIGDITVTNTAAVIMDMTKIRQMTGIEVDGIIGSNFLRFFTVKIDYQRQQVSLSGDLSPLKAVPGASLVKFEQSMKQGFAPMVEAASGDVSFKAFIDTGLTYPLSLPLSIVKKADKESVIEGKGLMGGGFLENNKKEVLTRLNSFRMGSSSEFGRIVANGTEGKDVALIGKEFLSRFVVTLNYPAGEMLLVPVSGVKGDDNMFTAGIGVMRDANGKFLVSGVWSGSPADKAGVAANDEIVMVNGKGAASYTLGEMRAILKTNDGKDAVDLAIKNAGGERNLTIKKQFLFAQ, via the coding sequence GTGAAATATAAAGTCCGCATGATGATTCTTTTTTGCCTGGTTTTTTTTGCATCAGGTTGCTCAACCTTTCAGGCAATTTCTCTGGTCCGCGGGGGTGAAGCGCTATCTCCGGGCCAGAAAGAAAAGGTCCTTCCTACGGAATTCAACGGCCATATGATTCTGGTAAAAGGCAACATCAACGGATCGGCCAAAGAATATCGATTCATTCTCGATACCGCCGCATTGACCATGATTGACAAAGAAACGGCGACCGAACTGCGACTGGCAAGGGATGTGGAGGTCAAGACAAATGACAGTGCAGGGGGAACAAAAACAGCCCACCTGACAAAGCTGGGGCGTCTCACTATTGGCGACATTACCGTTACCAATACTGCCGCTGTCATCATGGATATGACCAAGATCCGGCAAATGACAGGCATAGAGGTTGACGGCATCATCGGCTCCAACTTTCTCCGCTTTTTTACGGTCAAGATCGACTATCAGCGGCAGCAGGTTTCCCTTTCCGGTGATCTGTCACCACTCAAGGCGGTTCCCGGAGCATCCCTGGTCAAATTCGAGCAATCCATGAAACAGGGCTTTGCCCCAATGGTGGAAGCTGCAAGTGGAGATGTTTCGTTCAAGGCGTTCATCGATACCGGCCTTACCTATCCCCTGTCCCTCCCGCTTTCCATCGTTAAGAAGGCAGACAAGGAATCGGTGATCGAAGGGAAAGGGTTGATGGGGGGCGGCTTTTTAGAGAACAACAAAAAGGAAGTACTGACCCGTCTCAACAGTTTCCGGATGGGGAGTAGTAGCGAATTCGGGAGAATTGTCGCCAACGGGACGGAAGGAAAGGACGTGGCTCTCATCGGCAAGGAATTCCTTTCGCGATTTGTCGTCACGCTCAATTATCCTGCCGGAGAGATGCTCCTGGTTCCGGTTAGTGGCGTGAAAGGGGACGACAACATGTTTACCGCAGGCATCGGCGTTATGCGGGATGCCAACGGCAAATTCCTGGTTTCTGGCGTCTGGAGCGGTTCGCCAGCTGATAAGGCCGGTGTTGCCGCCAATGACGAGATAGTAATGGTTAACGGCAAAGGGGCTGCCAGTTATACGCTAGGGGAAATGCGCGCCATTTTGAAAACCAATGACGGCAAAGATGCTGTGGACCTGGCAATAAAAAATGCCGGTGGGGAGAGAAACCTCACGATCAAAAAGCAGTTCCTTTTTGCCCAGTAG
- a CDS encoding IS110 family RNA-guided transposase encodes MRKSSPLELRVGVDVGCHSHNVAIGLSNGEILEEFSIKHEPEGFRQFFACIEKHEKKHSLPVSVAMEGYNGYARPLDTLVRARNYRLFNINNLKLARFKEIFPGAAKTDEIDARKALELFQLRDYLPVAKDVLQEVRATPKENEVLKRLSRRRRRLVNERVRVLNNFQADLQSVCPGLLEITGDAGNLWFLRFITSVDSLPKLARMREGTIRKLPGIGAKYTGIIITWQKQAHFSHEVEWVSDMILEDAWRILELHESIDSLDRRMAAVAIDSEIAQNLSTIPGFGSTTIAELAGEIGTVERFKDEQSLALYLGMTNLDNSSGKKKGSKPPKQVNERAKAAMMTAVDRHRKQVPQSQTYYRKKRAEGKKHNQAVRALGRHLCRVIFKMLKENRGYLLPQ; translated from the coding sequence GTGAGAAAGAGTTCTCCCCTTGAACTGCGCGTTGGTGTCGACGTCGGCTGTCACAGTCACAATGTCGCCATTGGCCTTTCAAACGGCGAAATTTTGGAAGAGTTCTCGATCAAGCATGAGCCGGAAGGATTCCGGCAGTTCTTTGCATGCATCGAGAAGCACGAGAAGAAGCATAGCTTGCCTGTTTCAGTAGCGATGGAAGGCTACAACGGCTATGCCCGGCCCTTGGACACGCTGGTGCGTGCTCGGAACTACCGGCTATTCAACATCAACAACCTGAAGCTCGCCAGGTTTAAGGAGATCTTTCCTGGTGCAGCGAAAACCGATGAGATCGATGCCAGAAAAGCGCTGGAGTTGTTCCAGCTCCGCGATTACCTTCCAGTTGCCAAAGATGTGCTGCAGGAGGTACGTGCCACGCCCAAAGAAAATGAAGTGCTTAAGCGTCTGTCACGCCGTCGCCGTCGTTTGGTAAATGAGCGCGTGCGGGTGCTGAACAACTTCCAGGCCGACTTGCAATCCGTCTGTCCGGGCCTGTTGGAGATCACCGGCGATGCTGGCAATCTCTGGTTTCTGCGTTTCATTACGAGTGTAGACAGCCTCCCAAAGCTGGCCAGGATGCGTGAAGGTACAATCCGTAAGCTCCCTGGTATCGGGGCAAAGTACACGGGCATCATCATAACGTGGCAGAAACAGGCTCACTTCAGCCACGAAGTCGAGTGGGTCAGCGACATGATCCTTGAAGACGCGTGGCGGATACTGGAGTTGCACGAAAGCATAGACAGTCTAGATCGACGAATGGCTGCAGTCGCCATCGATTCGGAGATTGCGCAGAATCTTTCAACTATACCTGGATTCGGCTCTACGACTATTGCAGAACTTGCAGGTGAAATCGGTACAGTCGAGCGGTTCAAAGACGAACAGAGCCTGGCATTGTATCTTGGAATGACCAATCTCGACAACAGTTCTGGTAAGAAGAAAGGCTCTAAACCACCAAAGCAAGTGAATGAGCGAGCGAAGGCAGCCATGATGACAGCTGTCGACAGACACAGAAAACAAGTCCCGCAGTCACAAACGTACTATCGAAAAAAACGAGCAGAAGGAAAGAAGCACAATCAAGCAGTACGCGCCCTTGGTCGTCATTTGTGCCGAGTTATCTTCAAGATGTTGAAAGAGAACAGGGGGTACTTGCTGCCCCAATGA
- a CDS encoding alpha/beta hydrolase: protein MASLQSVVQRLKLKYNKSYTAPWVHLEKLRAIQEDAAERIPLPKDVRTQTVVAGGVDAEWVHPHEATKEKVLMYLHGGAYVMGSCNTHRPLAAQIARACGMRALLLEYRLAPEHPYPAAIHDSVAAYRWLLYNGVHPDDLVIAGDSAGGGLALATLLSLRDSGEPMPAAAVCITPWADLTGAGESVKTRAKADPCLWPDHFSFAGHYAGAHDRCDPLLSPLYADLAGLPPLLIQAAGDHILLSDSTGLAQRAKDAGVAVTLEVWQGMWHAFHLHAPQLPEARSAIEAIGSFVRRQLQTRGLGARACL, encoded by the coding sequence ATGGCAAGCCTGCAGAGCGTGGTCCAAAGATTGAAGCTGAAATACAACAAGTCCTATACCGCTCCATGGGTTCACCTGGAAAAACTACGGGCGATACAGGAAGATGCTGCTGAGCGGATTCCGTTGCCCAAAGACGTGAGGACTCAGACGGTTGTTGCCGGGGGGGTGGATGCCGAATGGGTGCATCCCCATGAAGCGACAAAAGAGAAGGTGCTGATGTATCTCCACGGCGGTGCGTACGTCATGGGGTCGTGCAACACCCACCGCCCGCTGGCGGCGCAGATCGCCAGGGCATGCGGAATGCGCGCCCTGTTGCTGGAATACCGGCTTGCTCCTGAGCATCCCTATCCTGCGGCAATTCATGATAGCGTCGCAGCCTACCGCTGGCTGCTGTACAATGGGGTTCATCCCGACGATCTTGTTATTGCCGGGGATTCAGCCGGGGGTGGCCTTGCCCTGGCGACTCTCTTGTCTCTGCGGGATTCGGGAGAGCCCATGCCTGCGGCTGCGGTATGTATCACCCCATGGGCCGATCTGACTGGTGCTGGCGAATCCGTCAAGACCCGTGCCAAGGCCGATCCCTGTCTGTGGCCCGACCATTTTTCCTTTGCCGGTCACTATGCAGGTGCCCATGATCGTTGCGATCCGCTCCTTTCCCCCTTGTACGCGGACCTGGCCGGATTGCCGCCCCTGTTGATTCAGGCCGCCGGCGACCACATCCTGTTGAGCGACTCCACCGGGCTTGCCCAGCGGGCGAAGGATGCGGGCGTTGCCGTCACCCTGGAGGTCTGGCAGGGGATGTGGCACGCCTTCCATCTCCATGCGCCGCAGTTGCCGGAGGCCAGGAGCGCCATTGAAGCCATCGGCAGCTTTGTCAGGCGACAGCTGCAAACAAGGGGACTCGGCGCGCGTGCCTGTTTATAG
- a CDS encoding glucose 1-dehydrogenase, translating into MKRLEGKIAIITGAARGIGEAIARAFVAEGAFVYLTDIKDKQGAIVSEQIGNKSTYRRLDVREETDWQRVTLEVIEEHGRLDIAVNNAGITGFEDGIIEQNPEHASLDSWHDVHRTNLDGVFLGCKYAIQAMRKTGMGSIINISSRSGLVGIPGAAAYASSKAAVRNHSKTVALYCAEQCLNIRCNSIHPAAILTPMWEPLLGGSAPERAERMKEFVKDTPLRRFGTPEEVAAVAVLLASDEAAYMTGTELNIDGGMLAGSVAIPVVE; encoded by the coding sequence ATGAAACGGCTTGAAGGCAAGATCGCGATCATCACAGGTGCTGCAAGGGGAATTGGAGAAGCAATAGCTCGCGCATTTGTTGCAGAAGGTGCTTTTGTATACCTCACTGATATCAAAGACAAGCAAGGCGCAATCGTTTCAGAACAAATTGGAAACAAATCGACCTATCGTCGTCTCGATGTCAGGGAAGAAACTGACTGGCAACGTGTCACTTTGGAGGTCATCGAAGAGCATGGCAGGCTTGATATTGCCGTAAATAACGCAGGCATCACCGGCTTTGAAGATGGGATTATCGAGCAAAACCCAGAACATGCAAGCTTGGACAGTTGGCATGACGTCCATCGGACAAACCTTGATGGGGTTTTCCTGGGATGCAAATATGCAATCCAGGCTATGCGTAAGACAGGAATGGGTTCAATTATAAATATTTCGTCTCGATCCGGACTGGTTGGTATCCCAGGTGCTGCCGCCTATGCCTCGTCAAAGGCGGCAGTTCGTAACCATTCCAAAACAGTAGCGCTCTATTGTGCGGAGCAATGCCTCAATATTCGCTGTAACTCGATACATCCAGCCGCAATTCTGACACCAATGTGGGAACCACTTTTAGGCGGTTCCGCGCCGGAGCGGGCGGAGCGAATGAAGGAATTTGTAAAAGACACCCCGCTTCGTAGATTTGGCACACCTGAGGAAGTTGCTGCTGTGGCTGTTCTTTTGGCCTCAGACGAGGCAGCATACATGACGGGCACAGAATTAAACATTGACGGTGGAATGCTGGCTGGTTCGGTAGCAATTCCAGTTGTAGAATGA